The genomic segment GCAACGGGAATCAGCCACCCCCGTGTCCACTAAATGCGGAACTCGGGTGACGGTCGTCGCGACGCTCAACCCCACCGACGACTCGTTCACCGGCACGTGGACCGACAACCTCAACGGATCGCCTGAGAGCGGGACCGTCAGCGCCGGAGCCCCAGTCTTCACAGCGATTACCGACTACAAGAACCACGGGGCCTACGTCGCGGCGAACGGCGGCGGACCCGACGCCGCCCACTCCTGCATCGGGATGCCGGACCTCCACCACTAGCCCCCCGCACGATCTGGCCCCCGTGGCTTGGGCGGCTGCGGTCTTCCTGGCCCGTTCCCAGCCTCGTCCCACGCTCGCAGACCCGCGTCCCGTGGTCGTCACCCAGGTCGACGGCGAGTTCAGCGGCTGGCTACTGGCCTCGCAACGACCCGGAGCGGCCGGTCAGCCGTGGCGGGCGCTGGTGCGCTACCACCGGGATGTCGGGATGCAGCACGAGCACTGGGTGACCCAGGCCGAGGTGCGGCCCCGCAGGGGTGATGGTCATTTCGGCTATCGTCCGTGATCAGCCTTTGCCGCCGGGGTCGGGTGTTCTGACGGTTGCACGTGACCGGGCTCTCGACGTGCCTGTCGTCGATTGACGGAGGCAGCTTCCTCGCCTGGGTGTGACGGAACACACCGGGGTTCGGGGCGTGATCCAGGATGAATCCGCCGTCTGTCGGCGTCCTCATAGTGATGAGAACCCTGACCGGCCGCCTGGTTGACGCCGCCCGCCGTCCGTATGCCCGTCTGGCGGTGCTGTCGGCTTCTGCGGCTGCGATCGCCTATGGGCTGGGTTCGCTGAGTCCACGCATCTCTCCGGTCGTGGCGGGGATCACGGCCCTGATCACCGTCCGGCCGACGTTCCACGCCTCTGTCCAAGAGGCTCTACGGCAAACGCTCGGGGTGGTCTTGGGGGCGGTGTTCGCGTTCGCTGCCTTGGAGGTCATCGGGTTCTCCGGGGTGGCCCTGTTCGTCACGATCTTGGCCGCCTTCCTGACCGCGCACCTGCTGCGGCTGGGTGAGGAGGGCGCGGTGGCGGTCGGCGTCACCGTCATCCTCGTCGTCGGTCCGCACTTCAACACCGAAGCCATCGAGACCCGACTATTCGGCGTGCTCGTCGGCTCGCTGATCGGGTTGGTGGTGTCGTACTTCACCCGACCGGGTACGCCCCATGGTCGTGCGCTGGCCGACGTCGTGACCGAGGGCGAGCGGATCTCAGTGCTGCTCACGAGCATCGGTCAGACCCTGGTCGCCCTTCAGGGCAACATTCCCAGGACGCTCGCCTTGAACTGGCTCGTCGAAGCCGAGGACATCCTGGTGAGCACCGTGCAGATCCGGCACGCAGCCCAAGACGCCGTCGCCGGGGCACGGTGGTCTCCGATGATCGGGCACGGGGAGGCCCACGCGGTGCTCAGCCAGGTCCGGATCACCGAGGGAACCGCGATCACCGTGGTCAGCATGTGCCGCGACCTCGTCGTCGCTGCCGAGTACCACCCGATGCCCGCGGCCTTGGCCACCTCGCTGTCCGACGTGTTCCTGGCCACCGCCGGAGCCGTTACTGAACAGTCCGGCACTGCACGGCAGCACCCATCCGAACCGCTCGCCGACCACACCGGCCCCATCCGTGTCGTCTCGCGCACCCGCCGGGAAGCCACGACCCACGTCCGCGGCCTCGAGGACACCCACCCACTGCTGCTGGGCGGATCCCTGCTGCGCGACACCCAGAAGATCACCGAGATCCTCTCCGGCCACTGACCGGTGGCTTCAAGGCCGCCCGCTGACCGTCCCGGCCGCTCTCGCGGATCGGCTGAGCCGGGTGCCCTGAAGCCCGCTGACGGCCCACTCCAATCCGTGTCCCCCGTGCAGGGGACGGCCCAAGTAGCCTTCTCCGCTGCGAGGCCCCTTTCCACTTACCCCCGTGGGCGTTGAAGGGGGCCTCGCCCGCGTGGTTGGGTTCGCTGCTGCGTGAGGCGACACGTGCTGGACGTCGACTGTTCACGGCTCCGTCGTTCGCCTGATACTGCCCCTGGCACGCCCGGTCCCAGGCTCCCGGATCGGAGCCCGGCAACCACCTGGCGACGTTGCACCTGGGGGACGCTCGGTGGTCGGTCCGGGCTCCGCCACCGTTAGGCGCAGACCGGCTTCCGCTCAGCGCGACAGCTTGTGCCTCCCCTTGGTGTCGGAGCCTTCGTGCGTCCTCGGACCGCACGAATCGCCACATCCCGCGAGGCCCCGCTTCCCTCCCGCACGGGCGGCGGGGCCTCGCCTCGTTCGGGACCGGCGCGGCTTCCCGGCGGGCGGCACGGTGTTCGACCCGAATCCGGGCCGAGCAGTTCTATGTCGAACGGTCTGCACAGCCGGTGCGCCCGAGAGTAGCGTGATTGTGAACCTGTCCTGTTGAGCCCTCCCTCGAGTGACAGTTGGCAGCCGATGAGCGGTCCCAGGATGCGTGCGGTTCGCCTGTCAGTGGTCACGATGTCGTTGGTGGTGGTGGCTGCGGTGGGGTTGGTGTTGCTCCCGGCGCAGGCGGTGAGCGTGGTGACGGTGGATGCCACCCAGCGGTTCCAGACCGTGCAGGGGTTGGGGGTCAACGTCAATGTGCACAGCTGGGATGGGGGGCGGCTGAAGCCGGCGCTGGACCAGTTGACGGATCAGCTCGGTGCCCGGGTGTTTCGGGTGATCATCGAGAAGGCTGATTGGGAGTCGACGAACGATGATGCGGATCCGAACCATTTCAACTGGGCCTACTACGACCAGGTCTATCAGACGAGCAAGTTCACCGATCTGTGGAACACCATCGCCTATCTGAACGCCAAGCACGTGACTGTGTCGCTGAGTGTGATGGGTGCCCTGCCCGCCTGGATGGGTGGCTCGTCGCTGGCGCCGAGCCAGGAAGCCGAGTGGGTGGAGATGATGGCTTCGCTGGTCTACTACGGCCGGCTGGTCAAGCACCTTGACTTCACCTTGTTCGAACCGTTCAACGAACCCGACTGGAACGGCATCGAGGGGGCGCAGGTATCCGCCGACCAGGTGGTCCGGGTGACCCACCAGCTGGCCGCCCGGCTGGACGGCTTGGGTCTGGGCGACATCAAGTTCATCCTCCCGGACACGGCCGACAGCGGTAGCGGGGTGGGTGCGTACTTCTCGGCGCTGCAGGGTGATAGCTACCTGATGGGCAAGGTCGTGGCGCTGGGTCTGCACAACTACAGCGGGTCCACTGGGGGCGCTGCCAGTGTCATCCAGGGTTCGGCCGACCCGAGTCTGCCGTTTTGGATGACCGAGTTCTCCGCGTGGTGCAGCGGCTGCGACACCGGCGCGCCGAACCCGGGCGACTGGTCTTTCGCCCGGACCACGGCGCAGTACATGATGAACAACCTCGGTCAGGGCGCGGCCGGCGCCGAGGTGTGGGAGGGGTATGACAGCTACTACGAGCACCACGCCAGCTGGAGTTACTGGGGGCTGCTGGCCTACGACCAGTCCTCGGGCACGTACACCCCGCGCAAGAGTTTCTACGCTATGGAACAGTTCATGCGGTTCATCCCGCCCGGTTCGGTGCGCATCGGGGTGTCCAGCGGCAGCAGCGCGCTGTCCCTGCTCGCCTTC from the Actinomycetes bacterium genome contains:
- a CDS encoding aromatic acid exporter family protein translates to MLSASAAAIAYGLGSLSPRISPVVAGITALITVRPTFHASVQEALRQTLGVVLGAVFAFAALEVIGFSGVALFVTILAAFLTAHLLRLGEEGAVAVGVTVILVVGPHFNTEAIETRLFGVLVGSLIGLVVSYFTRPGTPHGRALADVVTEGERISVLLTSIGQTLVALQGNIPRTLALNWLVEAEDILVSTVQIRHAAQDAVAGARWSPMIGHGEAHAVLSQVRITEGTAITVVSMCRDLVVAAEYHPMPAALATSLSDVFLATAGAVTEQSGTARQHPSEPLADHTGPIRVVSRTRREATTHVRGLEDTHPLLLGGSLLRDTQKITEILSGH